The following coding sequences are from one Gimesia chilikensis window:
- a CDS encoding protein kinase domain-containing protein: MNEQEIFIAALEIEDLQQRAAYLDQVCGEDHQLREQVAALLNETEQSGEFLGVPVLEQMRRSSEATRVAGEDTGAQPGLDDLDLGFLQPATVSGALGVLGHYDIQELIGRGGCGIVFKAFDQRLHRIVAIKVMTPAMAATSPARKRFLREARATAAIRHENVVNIYAVEEAPLPFLVMEYIDGKTLQQMIDDNGPLDLTTIVKYGRMIADGLEAAHLQGLIHRDIKPGNILIESGTGRVKITDFGLARAADDASRSQSGIIAGTPMYMSPEQVQGLKLDRKSDLFSLGSVLYVMCSGRPPFRAPSTLAVLKRVVDEEPRSIREIIPEVPDWLVAIIRQLHEKDPDHRFQSAQDVAEQLAGGAEAAVPMRQIRDESTSAKSKNLRQSRLSWMKVAAILIVLLSSFGFTEATGITRLHSTVIRYFSPEGTLVIEVEDPGVSVSIDGQELVIKGAGVEELRLKPGQYQFEATKDGEVLKRELVTVSRNGRKVIQVDQQPAPVASISADKPSPESKENSKPVDPDRRAAEYVLSTGGKVRLNDFSRHGEKKSFTTLSELPATPFRLTHVELTDNAQLDDAGLAAFQGTENLRSVVYSGSRNFTEVGLAHLSKNLGLQCVDLWRTSINKTGLEQLSQFPDLRDVRLGETSLTADDLAVLKQFKSLKKIELIMLNHTGADDSTLAILSAAPQLIQLNLEDTNVTDAGLAHLEQNLKLQYLTFNRTKVTNVGIRKLSQALPWYHPQLEEPDNNKPAPKSMSSQADLSSEDPDRRAAEYVLFMGGQVWINKDSAFTDGNGIKTLDRLPTEPFRLTHAKLIDNARITDSGMEAFRGTRHLRGIYLSNAVHVGDKGILHLKENKHLHEIHLWGTQVTGTGFKAFENCDSIIDFYFGYTRVSDADMAFFRDCASWKSLRCIMVTGLGITDQGIAHLAGAPRLGQIHIERTNVTDAGLLQLATCPKLGLVGAHETKITSQGVEKFLQARKGKCGILWEEPGMPPESEGTVVAKEPAPLSVDAGFSRVWRLTTMQPRKAEYGWDPGPRRVLVSPKFERCEEYLVVDQNSSITWKIPSGAKSISTTGLYNFGSYVNFRVAFDGKEAFSSGVTRLQKILLDIPEGSSTLTLSVGRVTDNAEHIAACPVYWLKPRFYKEPLSATRTIPETEDFIKLSKLTPTAGEVKIAQDGSSPRKSEELTIESPGYDSLPVCTEMLWAHANTSLSYEIPKGAKRFRAVAAAYRSRSVRFLVQIDGREVYRSPVAGILPVDVPIPEGSREITLLTDDCGDQRSDWADWCYPRFVGER; encoded by the coding sequence ATGAACGAACAGGAAATCTTTATTGCCGCGCTGGAGATTGAAGATCTTCAGCAGCGGGCGGCCTACCTCGATCAGGTGTGTGGCGAAGATCATCAGTTGCGGGAACAGGTGGCTGCCCTGCTGAATGAGACGGAACAGTCAGGCGAATTTCTCGGTGTCCCTGTGCTGGAGCAGATGCGGCGGTCGAGCGAAGCAACACGCGTCGCGGGGGAAGATACGGGGGCTCAGCCTGGACTGGATGATCTCGACCTCGGATTTCTACAGCCGGCAACGGTAAGTGGGGCACTGGGAGTACTGGGGCACTATGATATTCAGGAGCTGATTGGCCGAGGGGGCTGTGGTATCGTTTTTAAGGCGTTTGACCAGCGCCTGCACCGGATTGTCGCCATCAAGGTGATGACCCCGGCCATGGCGGCGACTTCTCCTGCTCGCAAGCGGTTTTTGCGCGAGGCGCGGGCCACCGCGGCCATACGGCATGAGAACGTCGTTAATATTTATGCGGTCGAGGAAGCCCCTCTGCCCTTTCTGGTGATGGAATACATTGATGGTAAGACACTGCAGCAGATGATTGATGACAATGGGCCGCTCGATCTGACTACCATCGTGAAGTATGGGCGGATGATCGCAGATGGTCTTGAAGCAGCCCATTTGCAGGGATTAATTCACCGGGATATTAAACCGGGGAATATCCTGATCGAGTCTGGAACGGGACGCGTCAAAATTACCGACTTCGGTCTGGCACGCGCTGCAGATGACGCGAGCCGGTCTCAGAGCGGTATCATCGCGGGCACGCCGATGTATATGTCGCCCGAGCAGGTTCAGGGGCTCAAGCTGGACCGGAAGAGTGACCTGTTCAGCCTGGGGAGTGTTTTATATGTGATGTGTTCCGGACGCCCTCCTTTCCGTGCCCCGTCGACTCTGGCTGTGCTGAAGCGGGTCGTGGATGAGGAACCCCGGAGTATCCGGGAAATCATTCCTGAAGTGCCGGACTGGCTGGTTGCCATCATTCGTCAACTGCACGAAAAAGACCCCGATCATCGATTTCAGTCTGCACAGGATGTTGCCGAGCAGTTAGCCGGAGGTGCGGAAGCAGCTGTGCCGATGCGTCAAATCAGGGATGAGTCGACATCGGCGAAATCAAAAAATCTGAGGCAGAGTCGGTTATCGTGGATGAAGGTTGCGGCGATCCTGATCGTGCTGTTGTCGAGTTTTGGCTTTACCGAAGCAACCGGCATCACCCGCTTGCACAGTACTGTAATCCGCTATTTCTCACCCGAAGGGACTCTGGTGATTGAAGTCGAAGATCCCGGTGTGAGTGTTTCCATCGACGGACAGGAACTGGTAATCAAGGGGGCTGGGGTCGAAGAGCTTCGACTGAAACCGGGACAGTATCAGTTCGAGGCTACAAAAGACGGGGAAGTTCTAAAGAGGGAGCTGGTAACTGTTTCACGGAATGGAAGAAAAGTGATCCAGGTAGACCAGCAACCTGCCCCGGTTGCCTCGATCTCTGCTGATAAGCCTTCACCTGAGTCTAAAGAGAATAGCAAGCCCGTTGATCCGGATCGCCGTGCAGCAGAATATGTCCTCTCGACTGGCGGAAAAGTACGACTCAACGATTTCAGCCGGCATGGAGAGAAGAAAAGTTTCACAACACTGAGTGAACTCCCAGCTACTCCCTTTCGACTTACGCACGTTGAGTTGACTGATAATGCTCAACTTGATGACGCTGGACTGGCTGCATTCCAGGGGACGGAGAACCTGCGATCTGTGGTATATTCCGGTTCCCGTAACTTTACTGAGGTGGGGCTCGCTCATTTAAGTAAAAACCTGGGATTACAGTGTGTTGATTTGTGGAGAACAAGCATCAATAAAACTGGTCTGGAACAACTCTCTCAATTTCCGGATCTCCGTGATGTCAGGTTGGGGGAAACCAGTCTCACTGCCGATGACCTTGCGGTATTGAAGCAATTCAAGAGTTTAAAAAAAATCGAGCTGATCATGCTCAACCATACCGGAGCCGATGACAGTACACTTGCCATACTGTCTGCTGCGCCCCAGCTGATCCAATTGAATCTGGAAGATACCAACGTTACTGATGCCGGTTTGGCTCACCTGGAACAGAATCTAAAGCTCCAATATCTGACATTCAATAGAACCAAAGTCACGAACGTGGGAATCAGAAAACTGTCTCAGGCATTACCGTGGTATCATCCACAGCTGGAAGAGCCGGACAATAATAAACCCGCTCCAAAGTCGATGTCCTCCCAGGCAGATCTGAGCTCAGAGGACCCCGATCGACGCGCTGCGGAGTATGTTCTCTTTATGGGAGGACAGGTCTGGATTAACAAAGACTCCGCTTTCACAGATGGTAATGGCATCAAGACACTCGACAGGTTACCCACAGAACCTTTTCGTTTGACACATGCGAAACTGATCGATAATGCTCGTATAACCGATTCCGGTATGGAAGCGTTTCGGGGAACCAGGCATCTGCGTGGGATCTATCTTTCGAACGCAGTCCATGTGGGCGATAAGGGAATCCTGCACTTGAAAGAGAACAAGCACCTGCACGAAATTCATCTCTGGGGTACACAGGTGACAGGCACGGGTTTCAAGGCTTTTGAAAACTGTGATTCCATCATTGATTTCTATTTCGGCTACACCCGGGTCTCGGATGCCGACATGGCCTTTTTTCGAGATTGTGCCAGCTGGAAATCATTACGCTGTATTATGGTGACTGGACTGGGGATTACGGATCAGGGGATTGCTCATCTGGCAGGTGCTCCGAGACTGGGGCAGATCCATATCGAACGAACGAATGTTACTGACGCTGGTCTGCTCCAGTTAGCGACATGTCCTAAACTGGGGCTTGTAGGAGCGCATGAAACGAAGATTACCAGCCAGGGAGTCGAGAAGTTTCTACAGGCAAGAAAAGGAAAATGTGGCATTCTCTGGGAAGAACCAGGGATGCCTCCCGAGAGTGAGGGGACGGTGGTAGCAAAAGAACCAGCTCCCCTCAGTGTCGATGCCGGTTTTTCACGAGTGTGGCGACTTACGACCATGCAGCCCCGCAAGGCCGAATACGGATGGGATCCTGGTCCGCGGCGGGTTTTGGTGTCTCCGAAATTCGAACGCTGTGAGGAGTACCTGGTTGTCGATCAGAACAGTTCGATTACATGGAAAATACCATCAGGAGCGAAAAGTATATCGACAACCGGCTTATACAACTTTGGGAGCTATGTCAATTTCCGCGTTGCGTTCGATGGAAAAGAGGCATTTAGCAGTGGAGTCACCCGGTTACAGAAAATTCTATTGGATATTCCAGAAGGCAGCTCTACCTTGACGCTTTCGGTGGGACGTGTAACTGATAATGCGGAACATATCGCTGCGTGCCCTGTGTACTGGTTGAAGCCGCGATTTTACAAAGAGCCACTCAGTGCCACGCGAACCATCCCAGAGACAGAGGACTTCATAAAACTCTCGAAACTCACTCCGACGGCAGGTGAAGTGAAAATCGCCCAGGATGGTTCCTCTCCACGGAAATCTGAAGAGCTGACAATTGAGTCACCCGGTTACGATTCCTTACCTGTCTGTACGGAAATGCTCTGGGCGCATGCAAATACGTCGCTATCCTATGAGATCCCCAAGGGGGCGAAACGGTTTCGCGCTGTCGCAGCGGCATACAGGAGTCGTTCGGTTCGCTTCCTGGTGCAGATTGATGGACGGGAAGTATACCGCAGTCCTGTCGCTGGAATTCTGCCAGTCGATGTGCCGATTCCTGAGGGATCCCGGGAGATAACGTTGCTGACTGACGACTGTGGTGATCAGCGGAGTGACTGGGCTGACTGGTGTTATCCGAGGTTTGTGGGTGAACGATAA
- a CDS encoding Imm7 family immunity protein, whose translation MLLGFGWCQLRSSREAIRGANLSDIDQIDAEMDTADQKLWNEFRTWMEVSAECFIQWQLCESLNNENGLLTWCVSRNHRTSAVWEMLDWIVTHCPGSYGLFYCHDDEDTRERKFRGRHPQKDYDNVFRVHRLLHGELTELTDPFFGLVQGNIDPVHPYDRDDEE comes from the coding sequence ATGTTACTGGGTTTTGGCTGGTGTCAACTGCGGAGCAGTCGTGAAGCCATCAGGGGGGCGAATTTATCTGACATTGATCAGATCGATGCGGAAATGGATACCGCAGATCAGAAATTATGGAATGAATTTCGAACATGGATGGAAGTGTCTGCAGAATGTTTTATCCAGTGGCAACTGTGTGAGTCGTTAAATAATGAAAATGGCCTGCTGACCTGGTGCGTTTCACGTAATCACAGAACGTCTGCAGTGTGGGAGATGCTTGACTGGATCGTGACACACTGCCCGGGAAGCTATGGTCTGTTTTATTGTCACGACGATGAAGACACGCGGGAGAGAAAATTCCGTGGTCGTCATCCGCAGAAGGATTACGACAATGTGTTTCGAGTCCACCGTTTACTGCATGGCGAACTGACAGAACTGACTGATCCGTTCTTTGGACTGGTTCAGGGAAATATTGATCCTGTGCACCCTTACGATCGGGATGATGAGGAATAA
- a CDS encoding DMT family transporter gives MLTSYLALGVAIVLEVIGTSALQASQQFTRPVPTAITVVTYLGAFYFLSLALKLIPVGIAYAIWSGVGIVLISCVGLILFKQKLDLPAILGLALIIAGVLVINLFSQTVSH, from the coding sequence ATGTTAACCAGTTATCTGGCTCTGGGAGTGGCGATCGTGCTGGAAGTGATCGGCACATCTGCACTGCAGGCTTCGCAGCAATTCACGCGGCCGGTCCCCACCGCGATCACGGTGGTCACCTATCTGGGGGCTTTCTATTTTCTCTCCCTGGCCCTGAAGCTGATCCCCGTCGGTATCGCATATGCCATCTGGAGCGGCGTGGGCATCGTGCTCATCTCCTGCGTTGGCCTGATTCTCTTCAAGCAGAAACTGGATTTGCCCGCCATTCTGGGACTGGCACTGATTATCGCCGGAGTTCTCGTGATCAATCTGTTCTCCCAGACTGTCTCACATTGA
- a CDS encoding DUF1963 domain-containing protein, whose amino-acid sequence MDKANLLPEFRVSLERVKEGEEAYPKGEDIPHYEYHGQRTKLGGSPDWIQENEEEWPGCPHCKNKMRFVAQIDSVEHDWNSNPHRVDSFSEDQKWMFGDVGMIFVFFCFECLETVSVFECG is encoded by the coding sequence ATGGACAAAGCGAATCTATTACCCGAGTTTCGAGTCTCTCTGGAGCGTGTGAAAGAAGGAGAAGAGGCTTATCCGAAGGGGGAAGATATACCACATTATGAATACCACGGACAGCGGACCAAGCTGGGAGGCAGTCCTGACTGGATACAGGAGAATGAAGAGGAATGGCCGGGCTGTCCCCATTGTAAGAACAAGATGCGATTCGTGGCACAGATCGACTCTGTCGAACACGACTGGAATTCGAATCCTCATCGCGTTGACAGCTTCTCTGAGGATCAGAAATGGATGTTTGGCGATGTGGGGATGATCTTTGTCTTTTTCTGCTTTGAATGTCTGGAGACAGTCTCGGTCTTTGAATGTGGTTAA